One part of the Clostridium thermosuccinogenes genome encodes these proteins:
- a CDS encoding AraC family transcriptional regulator: MLLCIDTDHLPDILNFGHVNYKEPWVHFQRITDEHILYIVISGNLYVKEGTEEYSLSKGDMLILEPNILHKGYKASCCHYFYIHFRHPRIWRVTDRPDEEVHKEMLQKRILSFTSDIASEDAGTDSICHIPKHYNLEKFEYYMQFLYDTDNDYFGKYEHYKRLVSYKLMELFIRIGIDYLNEKTSLMTSALPKAYLKARDIMGFILSEYRRKISSKEIEDKFEISYDYINKIFQKSTGHTIANYINIIRIRKAKELIETTSLKYADIAYFVGINDPYYFSKLFKKYTGMTPSQYSLFYSKIRRDE, translated from the coding sequence ATGCTTTTATGTATTGATACCGATCATCTTCCGGATATATTGAACTTTGGCCATGTCAATTATAAAGAGCCTTGGGTTCACTTTCAGAGAATAACTGATGAGCATATATTGTACATAGTTATAAGCGGGAATCTATATGTAAAAGAAGGTACGGAGGAATATTCCCTGTCAAAAGGCGATATGCTCATACTTGAGCCGAATATCCTTCACAAAGGTTATAAAGCTTCCTGCTGTCATTATTTTTACATACACTTCAGGCATCCCCGCATCTGGAGGGTAACGGACAGGCCGGACGAAGAAGTGCATAAGGAGATGCTCCAAAAGCGCATTTTATCTTTTACCAGTGATATTGCGTCGGAGGATGCGGGCACTGATTCCATATGCCATATACCCAAGCATTACAACCTTGAGAAATTTGAATATTACATGCAGTTTTTATATGATACGGATAATGACTATTTCGGCAAATATGAGCATTATAAAAGACTGGTGTCATATAAGCTGATGGAGCTGTTTATAAGGATAGGGATCGACTACCTCAACGAAAAAACCTCGCTCATGACTTCCGCTTTGCCGAAGGCTTATTTAAAGGCAAGGGATATCATGGGATTTATTTTGTCCGAATACAGGAGAAAAATTTCCAGCAAAGAGATTGAAGATAAGTTTGAAATAAGCTATGACTACATCAATAAGATATTTCAGAAATCCACCGGGCATACTATCGCCAACTATATAAATATTATTAGGATAAGAAAGGCAAAGGAACTGATTGAAACCACATCGCTTAAATATGCGGATATAGCGTATTTTGTTGGAATAAACGATCCGTACTATTTCAGCAAGCTGTTCAAAAAATACACCGGCATGACTCCATCCCAATATTCATTATTCTATAGCAAAATTCGCAGAGATGAATAA
- the hydE gene encoding [FeFe] hydrogenase H-cluster radical SAM maturase HydE translates to MKNLIDKLQKQRALSKEEFVLLLGNITEEASEYLFDIARATAQKYFGNRIYVRGLIEFTNYCKNDCYYCGIRRSNHKVERYRLSREDILACCSQGYKLGFRTFVLQGGEDLKYTDDDICGIIADIKKNYPDCAVTLSIGEKSYESYLKYHEAGADRYLLRHETASPQHYARLHPKGLSALERQQCLYNLKQIGYQVGAGFMVGSPYQTVEDIAEDLLFLKRLEPHMVGIGPFIPHKETPFADFPAGSLELTLFLIGIIRLMLPNALIPATTALGTIHPKGREMGILAGANVVMPNLSPVNVRKKYELYDNKICTGEEAAECKMCLQNRINSIGYQIVVDRGDFCPVEINV, encoded by the coding sequence ATGAAAAATCTGATTGACAAACTGCAAAAGCAAAGAGCTTTGAGCAAGGAAGAGTTTGTACTGCTGCTTGGCAATATAACCGAAGAGGCAAGCGAGTACCTGTTTGATATTGCCCGGGCAACCGCTCAAAAATATTTCGGCAACAGAATTTATGTGCGTGGACTTATCGAGTTTACCAACTATTGCAAAAATGACTGTTACTACTGCGGCATACGAAGAAGCAATCATAAAGTGGAACGGTACAGGTTAAGCCGGGAGGATATTCTGGCCTGCTGCAGCCAAGGATACAAGCTGGGCTTTCGTACCTTTGTGCTTCAGGGCGGTGAGGACCTCAAGTATACCGATGATGATATATGCGGCATTATAGCCGATATAAAGAAAAATTATCCGGATTGCGCCGTTACGCTGTCCATAGGGGAAAAAAGCTATGAATCCTATTTGAAATATCATGAAGCGGGAGCCGACCGGTATCTCCTGCGCCACGAAACCGCTTCCCCACAGCATTATGCCAGGCTTCATCCCAAGGGTTTGTCAGCCCTTGAAAGGCAGCAGTGCCTGTATAACCTGAAGCAGATAGGTTATCAGGTAGGAGCAGGCTTCATGGTGGGTTCACCTTACCAGACAGTGGAAGATATAGCGGAGGATCTGCTCTTTTTAAAAAGGCTGGAGCCCCATATGGTTGGCATAGGGCCTTTTATTCCCCACAAGGAAACTCCCTTTGCGGATTTCCCGGCAGGGAGCTTGGAGCTTACCTTATTCTTGATAGGTATAATAAGACTCATGCTTCCTAATGCTCTGATACCGGCGACGACAGCTCTCGGCACCATCCATCCTAAAGGGAGGGAGATGGGCATTTTGGCAGGTGCCAACGTTGTTATGCCCAACCTGTCACCGGTCAACGTGCGGAAAAAATATGAGCTGTATGATAACAAAATCTGTACCGGAGAAGAGGCGGCAGAATGCAAAATGTGCCTGCAAAACCGCATCAATAGCATAGGATACCAGATTGTAGTTGACAGAGGCGACTTTTGCCCCGTTGAAATAAATGTGTAA
- the hydF gene encoding [FeFe] hydrogenase H-cluster maturation GTPase HydF, whose product MSLIDTPRANRLHIGIFGKRNSGKSSLLNALTGQDIALVSDVAGTTTDPVYKAMEIYGIGPCVFIDTAGFDDVGELGKMRVEKTKMAAEKTDIALVVFSGDDLDEEKKWIDMLKSRGTPVVLVLNKVDILAGAEEIAEKIEKEYGLKPILVSTREKVGIEKVRAAIIELLPEGYEVKSITGRLAGEGDLVLLVMPQDIQAPKGRLILPQMQTLRDLLDKKCVVVSATTDMLDQALKGLVKPPELIITDSQVFKTVYDKKPEESKLTSFSILFANYKGDLDYYVKSVEAIDNLTEDSKVLIAEACTHVPLEEDIGREKLPRMLRKRIGEKLTVEVVSGQDFPEDLSGYDLVIQCGACMFNRKHVLSRIERARSQGVPMSNYGVVIAYLTGILDKIDVQI is encoded by the coding sequence ATGAGTTTAATAGACACTCCCAGAGCCAACCGGCTGCATATCGGGATTTTCGGAAAACGAAACAGCGGAAAGTCCTCCCTGTTAAATGCGCTGACAGGCCAAGACATCGCACTGGTTTCCGATGTGGCGGGTACGACAACCGATCCGGTCTATAAAGCCATGGAGATTTACGGAATAGGCCCGTGTGTATTTATAGACACAGCCGGGTTTGACGATGTGGGCGAATTGGGGAAGATGAGGGTAGAAAAAACAAAAATGGCCGCTGAAAAAACGGACATAGCGCTGGTGGTTTTCAGCGGAGATGATTTGGATGAGGAAAAGAAATGGATTGACATGCTGAAAAGCCGTGGCACCCCTGTTGTACTAGTGTTGAATAAGGTTGACATCCTCGCCGGCGCAGAGGAGATTGCCGAAAAAATTGAGAAGGAATACGGACTTAAGCCCATATTAGTCAGCACCAGGGAGAAAGTTGGAATTGAAAAAGTACGCGCAGCAATCATTGAACTGCTGCCGGAGGGCTATGAAGTAAAGAGTATCACAGGAAGGCTTGCCGGTGAAGGGGATCTCGTATTACTAGTGATGCCCCAGGATATACAAGCACCGAAAGGCCGTCTTATCCTTCCCCAGATGCAGACATTGAGGGATTTGCTGGATAAAAAGTGCGTAGTGGTAAGCGCCACCACCGATATGCTGGATCAGGCACTAAAAGGACTGGTTAAGCCACCTGAACTCATAATAACCGACTCTCAGGTGTTTAAGACTGTTTATGACAAAAAGCCTGAAGAAAGCAAGCTTACATCCTTTTCCATCCTGTTTGCCAATTATAAAGGGGATTTGGATTACTATGTGAAAAGTGTCGAAGCTATCGATAATCTGACGGAAGATTCAAAAGTGCTTATTGCCGAAGCATGCACCCACGTACCGCTGGAGGAGGATATCGGCAGGGAAAAACTCCCGAGGATGCTGCGAAAGAGGATAGGGGAAAAGCTCACGGTGGAAGTGGTAAGCGGCCAGGATTTCCCTGAGGATCTGTCGGGCTATGATCTGGTAATACAGTGCGGAGCCTGCATGTTCAACAGAAAACATGTGCTGTCACGGATTGAACGCGCCCGCTCTCAGGGTGTTCCCATGTCCAACTACGGCGTTGTTATTGCATACCTGACCGGGATATTGGATAAAATTGATGTGCAGATTTGA
- a CDS encoding MFS transporter: MIKTLRDTIAVLYRRFRNSLTTDDEVTISRRYVAASNYAAGTVNNLIGANFLTGFLLLLNADDSFMGLVTMAGFVGNLLQILSPLLLERFQSRKRMLIFSRAIIHFFNIVVISLIPVLPCANPVKLMLILVIILLVNLINAVTAPGFTVWHIKSIPDNVRAKYFSTFNVMNGVIIYTVVLAASKIADDFKASGNEMRGLLVLRALALILSIVDIYFLFKIKEFPNQSSGTKVNLANILLNPFKEKKYLITVTIACLWSYSANIPGPYFNMYMLKDMDVSYSFLNIINMFNIPALIFLAPLWRKRVNSTSWFKVLYQSMGLYLLHYIGLSFVTKGSLFLYPVSVIYAFMIAPGINLVFGNIPFINIPEKDQTIYIGFYSSMNNLAALLGVLTGKEFIRATEGKTMALAGITMYNKQYVLLLTATAMLISVILIYYLQKISQENVKASAAEQNKPLSQVLDCEGN, encoded by the coding sequence ATGATAAAAACCTTGAGAGATACCATTGCAGTTTTGTATAGAAGATTTAGAAATAGCCTTACTACCGATGATGAAGTAACAATAAGCAGAAGATATGTAGCTGCTTCCAACTATGCTGCAGGAACCGTAAACAATCTCATTGGAGCTAACTTCCTGACAGGCTTTCTGCTTCTGCTCAATGCGGATGACAGCTTCATGGGCCTCGTCACCATGGCAGGGTTCGTGGGCAACCTGCTGCAGATATTATCACCCCTTCTGCTGGAACGTTTTCAAAGCCGCAAAAGGATGCTGATATTCAGCAGGGCTATAATACATTTTTTCAATATTGTGGTAATCAGTCTGATCCCGGTATTGCCTTGTGCCAATCCGGTAAAGCTCATGCTGATACTTGTAATCATCCTGTTGGTCAACCTGATTAACGCAGTTACTGCTCCAGGCTTTACAGTATGGCATATAAAGAGCATACCCGATAATGTGAGAGCCAAGTATTTCTCCACTTTCAATGTGATGAACGGGGTCATAATATATACCGTAGTGCTGGCGGCAAGCAAAATTGCCGATGATTTTAAAGCCTCCGGCAATGAGATGCGGGGGTTGCTGGTGCTCAGGGCATTGGCATTGATTTTAAGCATCGTGGATATCTACTTCTTGTTTAAAATAAAGGAGTTTCCGAACCAAAGCTCCGGCACAAAGGTAAATTTAGCCAATATCCTGTTGAATCCATTCAAGGAGAAAAAATACCTGATTACCGTGACTATAGCATGCCTGTGGTCTTATTCGGCGAACATACCGGGACCGTATTTCAATATGTACATGCTCAAGGATATGGATGTCAGCTACTCTTTCCTGAATATCATAAACATGTTCAACATACCGGCTTTAATTTTTTTGGCGCCTTTGTGGAGGAAAAGGGTCAACTCGACTTCATGGTTTAAAGTCCTGTACCAGTCGATGGGTTTGTATTTGCTGCACTATATAGGGCTGTCTTTTGTAACCAAGGGGAGTCTGTTTTTATATCCCGTTTCGGTAATATATGCTTTTATGATTGCACCCGGAATAAACCTGGTTTTTGGAAACATACCGTTCATTAACATACCTGAAAAGGATCAGACCATTTATATAGGCTTTTATTCTTCCATGAACAACCTGGCGGCTCTGCTGGGGGTTCTTACCGGCAAGGAGTTTATTAGGGCAACGGAAGGAAAAACCATGGCCCTGGCTGGAATAACTATGTATAACAAGCAGTATGTTTTGCTTTTGACAGCAACAGCCATGCTGATTTCTGTAATACTTATTTATTATTTGCAAAAAATATCTCAGGAAAACGTAAAGGCAAGCGCTGCAGAGCAAAATAAACCGTTAAGCCAAGTATTGGATTGTGAAGGCAATTAA
- a CDS encoding acyltransferase domain-containing protein: protein MEFKLISEHLTKYYCDRILMPEGATEILVEIARKINGDEKLFEIYKDFYSSYIDSGYWTTVWENLAIHPYVETVFGNHASLFYLHAALEKLPFTEKRYAELGIGDDIFVDTLRDIGVWVQNAYNLVGHYCIRNFSWIWRHLEAKLFRLGRLQYMAVPFKGEVKAFYNQEKNMILLLCNSGMELRANGDMQGVCGKEKTDDGFVTEYRETEESYEGTPVTPYGKGLRQPVRLKKSEWKKVLDEGDIMLEIHIPRDKSFRPEDTRESYLMAKEFYKKHFPEVNYKGMCCHTWLFTPQLQEILPKDSNIVAFQRQFYLYPTAGSVRFLWNFVFNDLTERKDAKPDTYLRKKVLDYLDEDREIFDMRGIFLDVGGSFGSSSYMDKYDAGEYSFLRDILPPSYGSHT from the coding sequence ATGGAATTCAAGCTTATTTCTGAACATCTAACGAAATATTACTGTGATAGAATACTTATGCCTGAAGGCGCTACTGAAATATTGGTGGAAATTGCCCGGAAAATAAACGGCGATGAGAAGCTCTTTGAGATATACAAAGATTTTTATTCGAGCTACATAGACAGCGGATACTGGACGACAGTGTGGGAAAATTTAGCGATTCATCCTTATGTGGAAACAGTTTTTGGGAATCATGCATCGCTTTTCTATCTGCATGCCGCCCTTGAAAAATTACCCTTTACGGAGAAGCGGTATGCCGAGCTGGGCATAGGTGACGACATTTTTGTTGATACTTTGAGGGACATCGGAGTATGGGTTCAGAACGCATATAACCTGGTGGGACATTATTGCATCAGAAATTTCAGTTGGATATGGAGACATCTGGAAGCGAAGCTGTTCAGGCTGGGTAGGTTGCAGTATATGGCCGTGCCCTTTAAAGGAGAAGTGAAAGCCTTTTACAATCAAGAGAAAAACATGATTCTCCTTTTGTGCAACAGCGGCATGGAACTCAGGGCAAATGGAGACATGCAAGGTGTTTGCGGTAAGGAAAAGACGGACGACGGATTCGTTACGGAATACCGGGAAACGGAGGAGTCTTATGAGGGAACTCCGGTAACTCCCTACGGAAAGGGTTTACGCCAGCCGGTCAGGCTTAAAAAAAGCGAGTGGAAAAAGGTGCTGGATGAGGGCGACATCATGCTGGAAATCCATATACCGAGGGACAAAAGCTTCAGGCCGGAGGATACAAGGGAATCTTACCTGATGGCAAAGGAATTTTATAAGAAGCATTTTCCGGAGGTAAACTATAAAGGCATGTGCTGTCATACATGGCTGTTTACACCCCAGCTTCAGGAGATTCTGCCGAAAGATAGCAATATTGTGGCTTTCCAGCGTCAATTCTATCTTTATCCTACAGCAGGTTCGGTGAGATTTCTATGGAATTTTGTGTTTAACGACCTTACGGAAAGAAAAGACGCAAAGCCCGATACTTATTTGAGGAAAAAGGTGCTGGACTATTTGGATGAAGACCGGGAGATATTTGATATGAGAGGAATCTTTCTGGATGTTGGAGGAAGCTTTGGCAGTTCATCCTATATGGATAAATACGATGCAGGGGAATACTCCTTTTTGCGCGATATCCTTCCACCTTCTTACGGTTCCCATACCTGA
- a CDS encoding alpha-L-fucosidase has translation MSIIEERAKRTKWFMDARFGMFIHWGLYAIPARGEWVRSVERITVEEYDKYFEEFNPTDYDPKSWAKAAKEAGMKYAVMTAKHHDGFCLFDSKLTDYKSTNTKAGRDLIREYIDAFRSEGLKVGLYYSLIDWHHEDYPAYGDRNHPMRDNEEFKNKQHNFDRYLEYMHGQVRELCTNYGKIDIIWFDFSYDDMRGEKWRATELVNMVRELQPGIIIDNRLEASGESSGSIKTKNPSVYSGDFASPEQIIPPQGITDVDGDPIPWEACITMNNNWGYCASDKMFKSPKLIIRKLVECVSKNGNLLLNVGPDANGRIPDESLHILSEIGKWMKKNSKSIYNCGKASIEKPEWGYFTQNGKFLYAHVFDGNIGALPVPGIKGKVKKVRLLSDGSEMNLIDTWNIKEFPDYAFINFGPNPTATYPLPDETDTVVEFELI, from the coding sequence ATGAGTATTATTGAAGAAAGAGCAAAGCGCACAAAATGGTTTATGGACGCAAGATTTGGCATGTTCATCCATTGGGGGCTATATGCGATACCTGCCCGGGGAGAATGGGTGAGGAGCGTGGAGAGAATCACTGTTGAAGAATATGACAAGTATTTTGAGGAATTCAATCCCACGGATTACGATCCCAAAAGCTGGGCAAAGGCCGCAAAGGAAGCAGGCATGAAATATGCGGTTATGACTGCCAAGCATCATGACGGTTTCTGCCTTTTTGATTCAAAGCTGACGGATTATAAATCCACCAATACCAAAGCTGGCAGGGATCTCATAAGGGAGTATATCGACGCTTTCAGGTCCGAAGGCTTAAAAGTCGGTTTATATTATTCTCTCATCGATTGGCATCATGAGGACTACCCGGCTTACGGCGACCGCAACCACCCCATGCGCGACAATGAGGAATTCAAAAACAAGCAGCATAACTTTGACAGGTATCTCGAATACATGCACGGACAGGTTCGGGAGTTGTGCACCAACTACGGGAAGATAGATATCATCTGGTTCGACTTTTCCTATGATGATATGCGCGGAGAGAAGTGGCGCGCTACCGAACTGGTAAACATGGTAAGGGAACTGCAGCCGGGCATAATTATTGACAATAGGCTGGAAGCCAGCGGAGAAAGCTCCGGCTCTATCAAAACAAAAAATCCCAGCGTCTATTCCGGGGATTTTGCATCTCCGGAGCAAATCATACCCCCGCAGGGCATCACTGATGTTGACGGAGATCCCATCCCATGGGAAGCCTGCATCACAATGAACAACAACTGGGGCTACTGCGCATCCGACAAGATGTTCAAATCTCCCAAGCTCATCATAAGAAAGCTTGTGGAATGCGTCAGCAAAAACGGAAATCTTCTTCTCAATGTCGGTCCCGATGCTAACGGCAGGATTCCCGATGAATCCCTCCACATCCTGTCCGAAATAGGAAAATGGATGAAGAAAAACAGCAAGAGCATTTACAACTGCGGCAAGGCTTCCATTGAAAAACCTGAATGGGGATATTTCACGCAAAACGGAAAATTCCTCTATGCCCATGTATTTGATGGAAATATAGGAGCTCTGCCCGTTCCCGGCATAAAAGGCAAGGTGAAAAAGGTGCGCCTTCTGTCGGACGGTTCGGAGATGAACCTGATCGATACCTGGAACATTAAGGAATTTCCGGATTATGCCTTCATCAATTTTGGACCCAACCCTACAGCTACCTATCCTCTGCCCGACGAAACAGATACTGTTGTAGAATTTGAGCTGATTTAA
- a CDS encoding hydrolase yields MSKFIPEIDGNLRRHMVRVPDVINEASGIRIFGKLIKSLIFSTDVAIIKNCNAHAVIAVYPFTPQPLITHSIITASDIPVFCGVGGGTTTGKRVVNLAQDAEFQGAIGVVVNAPTPNDIVRKLRDKVDIPVVVTVVSDKTDFKARIESGATILNVSGAANTANIVKKIRDQFPEVPIIATGGPSEESILKTIEAGANAITYTPPTCAEIFKSLMNKYRIESDII; encoded by the coding sequence ATGAGTAAATTCATTCCTGAAATAGACGGCAATTTGAGACGGCATATGGTCAGGGTGCCGGATGTGATCAATGAAGCCAGCGGCATAAGGATTTTTGGAAAGCTCATAAAATCGCTCATTTTTTCGACGGATGTTGCGATAATAAAGAACTGCAATGCTCATGCCGTCATCGCAGTATATCCTTTTACGCCCCAGCCTCTTATAACCCATTCGATAATAACCGCTTCCGATATCCCTGTTTTCTGCGGCGTAGGAGGGGGCACCACCACAGGTAAAAGAGTTGTAAACCTTGCTCAGGACGCTGAGTTTCAGGGAGCGATAGGTGTTGTTGTTAATGCTCCTACTCCCAATGATATTGTGCGGAAGCTGAGGGATAAGGTGGATATACCTGTCGTGGTGACTGTGGTTTCGGATAAGACTGACTTTAAGGCCAGGATAGAGTCCGGCGCCACCATACTCAATGTGTCCGGCGCTGCCAATACCGCTAACATTGTAAAGAAAATAAGGGATCAGTTTCCTGAAGTTCCGATAATCGCAACGGGAGGGCCATCGGAGGAAAGCATATTGAAGACCATCGAGGCCGGAGCCAATGCCATAACCTATACTCCTCCCACCTGTGCGGAAATTTTTAAAAGCCTGATGAACAAGTACAGGATTGAATCGGATATTATATAG
- the hydG gene encoding [FeFe] hydrogenase H-cluster radical SAM maturase HydG yields MYNCKSKVATEFISHEEILDTLAYAEANRSNRALIDSLIERARDCRGLTHREAAVLLECSLEDENEKMFKVAMEIKQKLYGNRIVMFAPLYLSNYCVNGCVYCPYHHSNKHIPRKKLSQDDIRREVIALQDMGHKRLAIESGEDPVNNPIEYILESIKTIYDVKHKNGSIRRVNVNIAATTVENYRKLKEAGIGTYILFQETYNKENYEKLHPTGPKHDYAYHTEAMDRAMEGGIDDVGLGVLFGLSTYKYELVGLLMHAEHLEATMGVGPHTISVPRIRPADDINLESFKDSVPDDIFEKIVAVIRIAVPYTGIIVSTRESAKMRRRLLQVGVTQISGGSKTSVGGYAEHESEDDGSAQFDVNDTRTLDEVVNWLVDLGYIPSFCTACYREGRTGDRFMSLVKSGQIANCCQPNALMTLKEYLEDYASPDTRLKGEALIAREMSKVPNEKVRRIALENLKAIEKGKRDFRF; encoded by the coding sequence ATGTATAATTGTAAGTCAAAGGTGGCAACAGAGTTCATCAGCCATGAGGAAATTTTAGATACCCTTGCTTATGCCGAGGCCAACCGAAGCAATCGGGCGCTGATAGACAGCCTGATTGAGAGGGCAAGGGACTGCAGGGGTCTGACCCATCGTGAGGCTGCGGTGCTTTTGGAGTGCAGTCTGGAAGACGAGAATGAAAAAATGTTCAAGGTAGCAATGGAAATAAAGCAAAAATTGTACGGTAACCGCATTGTGATGTTTGCTCCGCTGTACCTTTCCAATTATTGTGTAAACGGGTGCGTATACTGCCCATATCATCATTCCAATAAGCACATTCCCAGGAAAAAGCTCAGTCAGGACGATATCCGCCGGGAAGTGATAGCGCTTCAGGATATGGGCCATAAGAGGCTTGCTATAGAATCCGGTGAAGACCCGGTAAACAATCCCATCGAGTATATTCTGGAGAGCATAAAGACTATTTATGATGTCAAACACAAAAACGGATCGATCCGGAGAGTGAATGTAAATATAGCGGCCACCACCGTTGAAAATTACAGGAAGCTTAAGGAGGCTGGCATCGGCACCTATATTTTATTCCAGGAAACCTACAACAAGGAAAATTACGAGAAGCTTCACCCTACAGGACCAAAGCATGATTATGCGTATCATACGGAGGCTATGGACCGGGCGATGGAAGGCGGAATTGACGATGTAGGGCTGGGAGTTTTATTCGGACTCAGCACATACAAATATGAGCTGGTAGGCTTACTGATGCACGCTGAGCATCTGGAAGCCACCATGGGAGTAGGTCCTCATACCATAAGCGTTCCCCGCATCCGTCCGGCTGATGACATAAACCTGGAAAGCTTTAAGGATTCCGTTCCCGATGACATTTTCGAAAAAATAGTGGCAGTGATCCGCATTGCGGTACCATATACGGGCATAATTGTATCCACCAGGGAATCGGCGAAAATGCGCCGGCGTTTGCTGCAGGTGGGTGTTACGCAAATCAGCGGCGGCTCCAAAACCAGTGTTGGCGGATATGCCGAACACGAATCGGAAGATGACGGCTCGGCACAGTTTGACGTCAATGACACCCGCACCCTCGATGAGGTGGTCAACTGGCTGGTGGATTTGGGATATATACCCAGCTTCTGTACAGCCTGCTATCGTGAGGGCCGCACCGGAGACCGCTTCATGAGCCTTGTGAAATCAGGTCAGATTGCCAACTGCTGCCAGCCCAATGCCCTTATGACCCTTAAGGAGTATCTGGAGGATTATGCTTCACCGGATACGAGATTAAAGGGAGAAGCCTTGATAGCCCGGGAAATGAGCAAAGTTCCCAATGAAAAGGTTCGCAGAATCGCATTGGAGAATCTGAAAGCCATCGAAAAAGGAAAGAGGGACTTTCGTTTTTAG
- a CDS encoding AraC family transcriptional regulator — MEDNRKVLIKEFFANLKVEVTQAEYSKVWPGWRDMDYIPGYNKFYFICDGEGWLKIGDEEYYPKRGQMFLMPEGVMQSYSTINSNTFTKYWCHFTAKIGDLNLFDIIKVQDYIEVKDYVYVENLFKKMISSGKGYGIASVLKENSALLELIIYFIENSTVERKVPVKSESLMRLKAITDYIEKKLKENITIEELAQVVHLHPNYLIRFFRKHLGMPPIHYINRRRIEEAKRLIIASSDETLADISSKVGINDIYYFSKLFKEYTGFSPTQFKKMVNSQPGRIQNT; from the coding sequence ATGGAGGATAACAGAAAAGTTCTTATAAAGGAGTTCTTTGCAAATCTTAAGGTGGAAGTAACCCAGGCTGAGTATTCAAAGGTATGGCCTGGCTGGCGCGACATGGATTATATCCCTGGCTACAATAAATTCTACTTTATCTGCGACGGAGAAGGATGGCTTAAAATCGGAGATGAGGAGTATTATCCCAAACGCGGGCAGATGTTTTTGATGCCTGAAGGGGTGATGCAATCATATTCGACCATAAATTCCAATACTTTTACCAAGTATTGGTGCCATTTTACGGCAAAGATAGGGGACCTCAACCTGTTCGATATCATCAAGGTTCAGGATTATATTGAAGTCAAGGATTATGTGTATGTTGAGAATCTCTTTAAAAAAATGATATCCAGCGGCAAAGGGTATGGAATAGCATCGGTTTTAAAAGAGAATTCTGCACTCCTGGAGCTTATCATTTACTTTATAGAGAACTCCACCGTAGAGAGAAAAGTTCCGGTAAAATCGGAATCTCTCATGCGCCTGAAAGCTATAACGGATTATATAGAAAAAAAGCTGAAGGAAAATATTACAATTGAGGAATTAGCCCAGGTAGTGCATCTTCATCCCAATTATCTGATAAGGTTTTTCAGAAAGCATCTGGGCATGCCGCCAATTCACTATATCAACCGAAGAAGGATAGAGGAGGCAAAGAGGCTCATCATTGCCAGCAGTGATGAAACCCTGGCGGATATTTCCTCTAAAGTCGGCATTAATGATATTTATTATTTTTCTAAGCTTTTTAAGGAATATACAGGCTTTTCCCCCACCCAGTTCAAAAAAATGGTGAACAGCCAACCCGGGCGTATTCAAAACACTTAA